In Vibrio echinoideorum, the sequence GAAAGTCCAACGTCCTAAAGGCGATGGTATCGTTCGAATCCAAAAAGAAACCAAAGGCCGTAAAGGCAAAGGCGTTTCTATCGTAACGGGCTTAGACCTAGATGACGCACCTTTAAAACTAATGGCAGCGGAACTCAAAAAAGTGTGTGGCTGCGGTGGCTCAGTAAAAGATGGCAACATCGAGATTCAAGGCGACGCTCGTGACAAGATCAAAGCACACCTTGAAAAGAAAGGTTACAAAGTTAAATTCTCAGGCGGTTAATCTCTAACTAATACCAGGGTTAAAATCGAAGATTATTATCACTGGATATTAGGTATTTTATGGTAAATAGCCATTATGGTTAAATACACAGTATAATCAGAGAATATCGACACCGAATAAAGGCAGGGCATCACATAGAGATACCTGCCTTATAAACACCAAAACCAATTTAACATAACGTACATAATACGCACTAAGAGTGTAAGCGCAAAGTTGTAATGTCACTATTTTCCAAAGTTAAAATGTCCCTTTAGCTCATCACCACTAGGCTTAATTGATATTGGTAAACGCTATGGACATAACAACATGCTGGTGACTATGAGTGATTCAGAGATCAATCGTTTTAAAGTAATTGAAGATGTGTGTCAGCGACGGATACGTCGGGCCGATGCTGCCGAGATCCTCAGCTTGAGTGTCCGTCACATCCAACGCCTGATGAACCGACTTCGTAAATACGGTGCGAACGGATTGGCTCATCGCGCTCGCGGTAAGCCTAGCAATCATCGTTATTCAAGTGGTTATCGAAACTCGGTGCTAAGCCTTGTCCGTGAAAACTACAGCGACTTCTCAC encodes:
- the yciH gene encoding stress response translation initiation inhibitor YciH — its product is MSLVYSTETGRITPEEEKVQRPKGDGIVRIQKETKGRKGKGVSIVTGLDLDDAPLKLMAAELKKVCGCGGSVKDGNIEIQGDARDKIKAHLEKKGYKVKFSGG